From one Streptomyces sp. Q6 genomic stretch:
- a CDS encoding FdhF/YdeP family oxidoreductase, which yields MASKPPASDPVQDAPQVAAPQHHAAGLPAVKHSLKIAREQMGVKRTALTLLRVNQKDGFDCPGCAWPEPEHRHAAEFCENGAKAVAEEATLRRVTPEFFAAHPVADLATRSGYWLGQQGRLTHPMYLAEGATHYEPVAWERAFDIIGEELEALDSPDESVFYTSGRTSNEAAFLYQLFAREWGTNNLPDCSNMCHESSGSALVETIGIGKGSVLLEDLYKSDLIIVAGQNPGTNHPRMLSALEKAKAGGARIISVNPLPEAGLEKFKNPQTPKGLTKGASLTDLFLQIRLGGDQALFRLLNKLVLETEGATDEAFIAEHTHGYEEFAAAARAADWGETLKATGLSRADIERALEMVLASKRTVVCWAMGLTQHKHSVPTIREVVNFLLLRGNIGRPGAGVCPVRGHSNVQGDRTMGIFERPAPAFLHALEKEFGFAPPREHGFDVVRAIRALRDGEAKVFFAMGGNFVSASPDTEVTEAAMRRARLTVHVSTKLNRSHVVTGARALILPTLGRTERDLQGSGEQFVTVEDSMGMVHASRGRLDPASTHLLSEPAIVARLARRVLGQDSRTPWEEFEKDYATIRDRIARVIPGFEDFNARVANPSGFALPHAPRDERRFPTATGKANFTAAPVEYPRLPEGRLLLQTLRSHDQYNTTIYGLDDRYRGIRNGRRVVLVNADDAKELDLAEGSYVDLVSEWESEGSSSERRAPGFRVVHYPTARGCAAAYYPETNVLVPLDATADTSNTPASKSVVVRLEQSRTD from the coding sequence ATGGCCAGCAAGCCGCCGGCATCCGATCCGGTTCAGGACGCACCGCAGGTGGCGGCGCCGCAGCACCATGCCGCCGGGCTCCCCGCCGTCAAGCACTCCCTGAAGATCGCCCGGGAGCAGATGGGCGTGAAGCGGACCGCGCTGACGCTGCTGCGCGTCAACCAGAAGGACGGCTTCGACTGTCCCGGCTGCGCCTGGCCCGAGCCGGAGCACCGGCACGCGGCGGAGTTCTGCGAGAACGGCGCGAAGGCGGTCGCCGAGGAGGCCACGCTGCGCCGCGTGACCCCGGAGTTCTTCGCGGCCCACCCGGTCGCGGACCTCGCGACGCGCTCCGGCTACTGGCTGGGCCAGCAGGGCCGCCTCACCCACCCCATGTACCTGGCCGAGGGCGCCACGCACTACGAGCCGGTGGCGTGGGAGCGGGCCTTCGACATCATCGGCGAGGAGCTGGAGGCCCTCGACTCCCCCGACGAGTCGGTCTTCTACACGTCGGGCCGTACGAGCAACGAGGCCGCGTTCCTGTACCAGTTGTTCGCCCGCGAGTGGGGCACGAACAACCTGCCCGACTGCTCGAACATGTGCCACGAGTCGTCCGGTTCGGCGCTCGTGGAGACCATCGGCATCGGCAAGGGCAGCGTCCTCCTGGAGGACCTGTACAAGTCCGACCTGATCATCGTGGCCGGGCAGAACCCGGGCACGAACCATCCCCGCATGCTCTCCGCCCTGGAGAAGGCGAAGGCCGGCGGCGCGAGGATCATCTCCGTGAATCCGCTCCCGGAGGCGGGGCTGGAGAAGTTCAAGAACCCGCAGACGCCGAAGGGCCTCACCAAGGGCGCCTCGCTCACCGACCTGTTCCTCCAGATCCGGCTCGGCGGCGACCAGGCGCTGTTCCGCCTCCTCAACAAGCTCGTCCTGGAGACCGAGGGCGCCACCGACGAGGCCTTCATCGCCGAACACACCCATGGGTACGAGGAGTTCGCCGCGGCCGCCCGCGCCGCCGACTGGGGCGAGACCCTGAAGGCGACCGGTCTGTCGCGCGCCGACATCGAGCGCGCCCTGGAGATGGTCCTCGCCTCCAAGCGGACCGTCGTGTGCTGGGCGATGGGCCTCACCCAGCACAAGCACTCCGTGCCGACGATCCGCGAAGTGGTCAACTTCCTTCTGCTGCGCGGCAACATCGGACGGCCCGGCGCCGGCGTCTGCCCCGTGCGCGGCCACAGCAACGTGCAGGGCGACCGCACCATGGGCATCTTCGAGCGCCCAGCGCCCGCCTTCCTGCACGCCCTGGAGAAGGAGTTCGGCTTCGCGCCGCCGCGCGAGCACGGCTTCGACGTCGTACGGGCCATCCGTGCCCTGCGCGACGGCGAGGCGAAGGTCTTCTTCGCCATGGGCGGCAACTTCGTGTCGGCGTCCCCCGACACCGAGGTCACCGAGGCGGCCATGCGCCGCGCCCGGCTCACCGTCCACGTGTCGACGAAGCTGAACCGCTCGCACGTCGTCACCGGCGCCCGCGCGCTCATCCTGCCGACCCTCGGCCGCACCGAACGCGACCTCCAGGGCAGTGGCGAGCAGTTCGTGACCGTCGAGGACTCCATGGGCATGGTGCACGCCTCGCGCGGCCGCCTGGACCCGGCGAGCACGCACCTGCTGTCCGAGCCCGCGATCGTGGCCCGCCTCGCCCGCCGCGTCCTCGGCCAGGACTCCCGCACCCCCTGGGAGGAGTTCGAGAAGGACTACGCGACGATCCGCGACCGCATCGCCCGTGTCATCCCCGGCTTCGAGGACTTCAACGCGCGCGTGGCGAACCCGTCGGGTTTCGCGCTGCCGCACGCCCCGCGCGACGAGCGCCGCTTCCCGACGGCCACCGGCAAGGCCAACTTCACAGCCGCGCCCGTCGAGTACCCGCGGCTGCCCGAAGGCCGTCTGCTGCTCCAGACGCTGCGCTCGCACGACCAGTACAACACCACGATCTACGGCCTCGACGACCGCTACCGGGGGATCAGGAACGGCCGCAGGGTCGTCCTCGTGAACGCCGACGACGCCAAGGAGCTCGACCTCGCCGAGGGCAGTTACGTCGACCTCGTGAGTGAGTGGGAGTCCGAAGGGTCTTCGTCCGAGCGCAGGGCGCCCGGCTTCCGCGTCGTGCACTACCCGACGGCCCGCGGCTGCGCGGCCGCGTACTACCCGGAGACCAATGTGCTGGTGCCGCTGGACGCCACGGCGGACACCAGCAACACCCCCGCCAGCAAGTCCGTCGTCGTACGCCTGGAACAATCGAGGACCGACTGA
- a CDS encoding hotdog fold thioesterase has translation MGEQNHVKFPQEVIDEYAALGVDLPALFSAGHLGTRMGIEVKEASADRVVGTMPVEGNTQPYGLLHGGASAVLAETLGSVGSMLHGGIGKLAVGVDLNCTHHRSARSGLVTGVATPVHRGRTTATYEVVITDEQDRRVCTARLTCVLKDSALVPPTAGQAPPAA, from the coding sequence ATGGGCGAGCAGAACCACGTGAAGTTCCCGCAAGAGGTCATCGACGAGTACGCGGCGCTCGGCGTCGACCTGCCCGCCCTGTTCTCCGCCGGGCACCTCGGCACCCGGATGGGCATCGAGGTCAAGGAGGCCTCCGCCGACCGCGTCGTCGGCACGATGCCCGTCGAGGGGAACACCCAGCCCTACGGACTGCTGCACGGCGGCGCCTCCGCCGTCCTCGCCGAGACCCTCGGCTCGGTCGGCTCGATGCTGCACGGCGGCATCGGCAAGCTCGCCGTCGGCGTCGACCTGAACTGCACCCACCACCGCAGCGCCCGCTCCGGCCTCGTCACCGGTGTGGCCACGCCCGTGCACCGCGGCCGCACCACGGCGACGTACGAGGTCGTCATCACCGACGAGCAGGACAGGCGGGTCTGCACGGCCCGCCTGACCTGCGTCCTCAAGGACTCCGCGCTGGTGCCGCCTACGGCCGGTCAGGCGCCACCGGCAGCGTGA
- a CDS encoding Xaa-Pro dipeptidyl-peptidase: protein MVRSTGNRRTGIAVVCAMAAVLATPSAHAAQPAPERAELKISGGETQPVFSRADAVLQQVDVQTEVDSDGDGERDTVRMRILRPKETDTAGLKVATVVEASPYWAGGNDVPNHVVDLDEDGLPANKSHRLDPRKPGLTGPAVAYSGYYDNYFLPRGYAVAQVDSLGTGGSTGCPTSGGRNETLGAKAAIDWLNGRAKGWDLDGEETRANWSTGDAAMMGISYNGTLPTAVATTGVEGLKAIVPISGISSWYDYYRANGGVVAPGTYQGEDTDVLAKYVYSRADREICAPVLDALERDQDRATGDWSAYWRERDYLKDADRIKAATFVVHGLNDWNVKTKNADRLWEALKKNHVPRKLWLHQAGHANPMPLRMEEWLRQVHHWFDHYLYGLDNGITSEPRVDVEQADFSWKRQNDWPATGTRDTALRLNADGTLGRAAGPATVRSLTDAGRTVPAEQLVTSPDTANPNRLAYTTGALTKDLRLNGVPEVDVRASLDGTSPYVTALLVDYGRDTRATSGTVTDTSRQVCYGEGVPGLPGETGCAYRTRHATETADFKIVTRGWLDARNRVSYARQSKVVEGREYRLSWDMQPQDYVFKAGHRLGVVLISTDYDYTLRHPAGTVMTVRAGVSSLTLPVAPDRP, encoded by the coding sequence ATGGTGAGATCCACCGGCAACAGACGCACCGGCATCGCCGTGGTGTGCGCGATGGCCGCGGTGCTGGCCACGCCGTCCGCCCACGCCGCTCAACCAGCTCCCGAACGGGCGGAGTTGAAGATATCCGGCGGGGAGACGCAACCCGTCTTCTCCCGGGCCGACGCCGTGCTGCAACAGGTCGACGTCCAGACGGAGGTAGACAGCGACGGGGACGGGGAGCGCGACACCGTACGGATGCGGATCCTGCGCCCCAAGGAGACCGACACGGCGGGTCTGAAGGTCGCCACGGTCGTGGAGGCGAGCCCGTACTGGGCGGGTGGCAACGATGTCCCGAACCATGTCGTCGACCTCGACGAGGACGGACTCCCCGCGAACAAGAGCCACCGACTCGACCCGCGGAAGCCCGGGTTGACCGGTCCTGCCGTCGCCTACTCCGGGTACTACGACAACTACTTCCTGCCGCGCGGATACGCCGTCGCGCAGGTCGACAGCCTCGGCACCGGCGGCTCCACCGGCTGCCCGACGTCCGGCGGACGCAACGAGACGCTCGGCGCGAAGGCCGCGATCGACTGGCTGAACGGCCGCGCCAAGGGCTGGGACCTCGACGGCGAGGAGACCCGCGCGAACTGGTCCACCGGCGACGCCGCGATGATGGGCATCTCCTACAACGGCACGCTGCCGACGGCCGTCGCCACCACGGGCGTCGAGGGCCTCAAGGCGATCGTGCCGATCTCCGGGATCTCCTCCTGGTACGACTACTACCGGGCGAACGGCGGGGTCGTCGCCCCCGGCACCTACCAGGGCGAGGACACCGACGTCCTCGCCAAGTACGTGTACTCGCGGGCCGACCGCGAGATCTGCGCGCCGGTCCTCGACGCCCTGGAGCGCGACCAGGACCGGGCGACCGGCGACTGGTCGGCGTACTGGCGGGAGCGGGACTACCTCAAGGACGCCGACCGGATCAAAGCGGCGACGTTCGTCGTGCACGGCCTCAACGACTGGAACGTGAAGACCAAGAACGCGGACCGGTTGTGGGAGGCGCTGAAGAAGAACCATGTGCCGCGCAAGCTGTGGCTGCACCAGGCCGGGCACGCCAACCCGATGCCCCTGCGCATGGAGGAGTGGCTGCGCCAGGTGCACCACTGGTTCGACCACTACCTCTACGGCCTCGACAACGGCATCACGTCCGAGCCCCGGGTCGACGTCGAGCAGGCCGACTTCAGCTGGAAACGGCAGAACGACTGGCCGGCCACCGGCACCCGTGACACGGCGCTGCGGCTGAACGCCGACGGCACCCTGGGACGCGCCGCGGGCCCGGCCACCGTCCGGTCCCTGACCGACGCGGGGCGCACGGTGCCCGCCGAGCAACTCGTCACGTCGCCGGACACGGCGAACCCGAACCGGCTCGCGTACACGACGGGAGCCCTGACGAAGGACCTGCGGCTGAACGGCGTCCCGGAGGTCGACGTGCGGGCCTCGCTCGACGGAACGTCGCCCTACGTGACCGCCCTGCTCGTCGACTACGGCCGCGACACCCGCGCGACGTCCGGCACGGTCACCGACACGTCGCGGCAGGTCTGCTACGGGGAGGGCGTGCCGGGGCTGCCCGGCGAGACGGGCTGCGCGTACCGGACCAGACACGCCACCGAGACGGCGGACTTCAAGATCGTGACGCGGGGCTGGCTGGACGCGCGCAACCGCGTCTCGTACGCGCGCCAGTCCAAGGTCGTCGAGGGCCGCGAGTACCGGCTGAGCTGGGACATGCAGCCCCAGGACTACGTCTTCAAGGCCGGTCACCGGCTCGGCGTGGTCCTGATCTCGACGGACTACGACTACACGCTGCGCCACCCGGCGGGCACGGTGATGACCGTGCGCGCCGGGGTCAGCTCGCTCACGCTGCCGGTGGCGCCTGACCGGCCGTAG
- a CDS encoding branched-chain amino acid ABC transporter substrate-binding protein has protein sequence MIVRHRSLLILTTVLTTGALTLTACGSRDDDKEGSSSDKKTTVVIGVDAPLTGANSATGLGIQYGAKIAVDDANKNNTVPGVTFKLVAKDDKAQPATGQQNATALVADKDVLGVVGPLNSGVATQMQQVFATANLVEISPSNTAPELTQGKNWQTDKKRAYKTYFRTATTDALQGGFAADYAYNTLKKKKVFVVDDKQTYGAGLAKLFTAGFKDAGGKVVATDHVNTGDRDFSTLVTKIKNSGADLLYYGGQYDESQVLTKQLKEAGADIPLFGGDGMFTPTYIKTAGKAAEGDLVTSIGVPVDTLPAAKTFVDTYKAKKYPGDYGTYGAYAYDAATAIIKAVGTVVKDGKVPSDARQQVVDAVQKTSFDGLSGKVAFDEYGDTTNKQLTVYQVVKGEWKSVKSGTFEPKN, from the coding sequence ATGATCGTGCGACACCGTTCTCTGCTCATACTCACGACCGTGCTCACCACCGGAGCCCTCACGCTCACCGCTTGCGGATCGCGTGACGACGACAAAGAGGGGTCGAGCAGCGACAAGAAGACCACCGTGGTCATCGGCGTCGACGCCCCCCTGACCGGCGCCAACTCCGCCACCGGCCTCGGCATCCAGTACGGCGCCAAGATCGCTGTCGATGACGCCAACAAGAACAACACCGTCCCCGGTGTCACCTTCAAGCTCGTGGCCAAGGACGACAAGGCGCAGCCCGCCACCGGCCAGCAGAACGCCACCGCGCTGGTCGCCGACAAGGACGTCCTCGGCGTCGTCGGCCCCCTGAACTCCGGTGTGGCCACCCAGATGCAGCAGGTCTTCGCCACCGCCAACCTGGTGGAGATCTCGCCCTCGAACACCGCACCCGAGCTCACCCAGGGCAAGAACTGGCAGACGGACAAGAAGCGCGCCTACAAGACGTACTTCCGCACCGCCACCACCGACGCGCTCCAGGGCGGCTTCGCCGCCGACTACGCGTACAACACGCTCAAGAAGAAGAAGGTCTTCGTCGTCGACGACAAGCAGACCTACGGCGCGGGCCTCGCCAAGCTCTTCACCGCCGGCTTCAAGGACGCGGGCGGCAAGGTCGTCGCCACCGACCACGTCAACACCGGTGACCGCGACTTCTCCACCCTCGTCACCAAGATCAAGAACTCCGGCGCCGACCTGCTCTACTACGGCGGCCAGTACGACGAGTCGCAGGTCCTCACCAAGCAGCTCAAGGAAGCCGGCGCCGACATCCCGCTCTTCGGCGGCGACGGCATGTTCACCCCGACCTACATCAAGACCGCGGGCAAGGCCGCCGAGGGCGACCTCGTCACCTCCATCGGCGTCCCCGTGGACACCCTGCCCGCCGCCAAGACGTTCGTCGACACGTACAAGGCCAAGAAGTACCCCGGTGACTACGGCACCTACGGCGCCTACGCCTACGACGCCGCCACCGCCATCATCAAGGCCGTCGGCACCGTCGTGAAGGACGGCAAGGTCCCCTCCGACGCCCGCCAGCAGGTCGTCGACGCCGTCCAGAAGACCTCCTTCGACGGTCTCTCCGGCAAGGTCGCCTTCGACGAGTACGGCGACACGACCAACAAGCAGCTGACCGTCTACCAGGTCGTCAAGGGCGAGTGGAAGTCCGTCAAGAGCGGCACCTTCGAGCCCAAGAACTGA
- a CDS encoding branched-chain amino acid ABC transporter permease, with protein MNTLPQQLANGLFLGSMYGLIAIGYTMVYGIVQLINFAHGEIFMTGGFGALTVYLVLPDGISMWIALPAMLIGGALVAVLIAVGAERFAYRPLRGAPRLAPLITAIGLSLALQQLVFNLYPKAENARVFPQLPFGPYHLGSIRIQSGDIFLIIAAPLCMAALAFFVRLSRTGRAMQATAQDPDTAQLMGIDTNRIIVIAFAIGGLFAAVAGVAYGVKYGAVEYNMGFLAGLKAFTAAVLGGIGNIYGAMLGGLVLGLAEAMATAYISDIPGMEQLGGQGWSAVWAFVLLILVLLLRPQGLLGERVADRA; from the coding sequence GTGAACACCCTGCCGCAGCAGCTGGCCAACGGGCTGTTCCTCGGCTCGATGTACGGGCTGATCGCCATCGGCTACACGATGGTGTACGGCATCGTCCAGCTCATCAACTTCGCCCACGGCGAGATCTTCATGACGGGCGGCTTCGGCGCCCTCACCGTCTACCTCGTCCTGCCGGACGGCATATCCATGTGGATAGCCCTGCCGGCGATGCTCATCGGCGGCGCGCTCGTCGCCGTCCTCATCGCCGTCGGAGCGGAACGGTTCGCCTACCGACCACTCAGGGGAGCACCACGGCTGGCCCCCCTCATCACCGCCATCGGCCTCTCGCTGGCACTCCAGCAGCTCGTCTTCAACCTGTACCCCAAGGCCGAGAACGCCCGCGTCTTCCCCCAGCTCCCCTTCGGCCCCTACCACCTGGGCTCGATCCGGATCCAGAGCGGCGACATCTTCCTCATCATCGCGGCCCCCCTCTGCATGGCCGCCCTCGCCTTCTTCGTCCGCCTCTCCCGCACCGGCCGCGCCATGCAGGCCACCGCTCAGGACCCGGACACCGCCCAGCTCATGGGCATCGACACCAACCGCATCATCGTCATCGCCTTCGCCATCGGCGGTCTCTTCGCCGCTGTCGCCGGCGTCGCGTACGGCGTCAAATACGGTGCCGTCGAATACAACATGGGCTTCCTCGCCGGCCTCAAAGCCTTCACCGCGGCCGTCCTCGGCGGCATCGGCAACATCTACGGAGCCATGCTCGGCGGCCTCGTCCTCGGCCTCGCCGAAGCCATGGCCACCGCCTACATCTCCGACATCCCCGGCATGGAACAACTCGGCGGCCAGGGCTGGTCCGCCGTCTGGGCCTTCGTCCTGCTGATCCTCGTGCTCCTACTGAGGCCACAAGGCCTACTCGGCGAACGCGTCGCGGACAGGGCGTGA
- a CDS encoding branched-chain amino acid ABC transporter permease: MTDTTTAQAPAQESGLVPLPTATARALILIGAVGTIASTFMSWTWTDEFPGDLTVYGYPAGLQIIALVAGLFTLLHGLALQGVKPLRFLNPAGATSPVFLMTLSGFTVCWFTAIAIAVDLGGLANLDPGAYVAMVASAIPVVGALALPGTTLKDYITKSDQPRPTRLGPLAERLVLTAGTTIALIVFTYGIGIDDEDSETFIGYLLLIIFAVWSATHAGLLDRYADIGRRHKGFAAGLAFLAAAIFPFTQSDDHNANLGVSILIFATVALGLNIVVGLTGLLDLGYVAFLGVGAYAAALVSGSEFSRFSGVQFPFWAAALTGMAASLVFGVLIGAPTLRLRGDYLAIVTLGFGEIFRIAVNNMDGSSGPNITNGPNGISQIPDLEIFGFNLGVPHDIGSFTLGRFANYLFLMLFVTAIVVLVFTRAADSRIGRAWIAIREDETAATAMGINGFRVKLIAFALGASLAGLAGTVMAHVNYSVNPQPYKFADAVPPNSAFLLAAVVLGGMGTVSGPLLGASLLYLIPEKLQFLQNYSLLAFGLALVLLMRFRPEGIIANRRRQLEFHETGQLDIPEQQSLPEGTIGAAKATKAGA, translated from the coding sequence ATGACCGACACCACCACCGCCCAGGCACCGGCGCAGGAGAGCGGACTCGTCCCGCTCCCCACCGCCACCGCCCGCGCCCTCATCCTCATCGGCGCCGTCGGCACCATCGCCAGCACCTTCATGTCCTGGACCTGGACCGACGAATTCCCCGGCGACCTGACCGTCTACGGCTACCCCGCCGGCCTCCAGATCATCGCCCTCGTCGCCGGCCTGTTCACGCTCCTCCACGGACTCGCCCTCCAGGGCGTGAAACCCCTGCGATTCCTCAACCCCGCGGGCGCCACCTCCCCCGTCTTCCTGATGACGCTCAGCGGCTTCACCGTCTGCTGGTTCACCGCCATCGCCATCGCCGTCGACCTCGGCGGACTCGCCAACCTCGACCCCGGCGCCTACGTCGCCATGGTCGCCTCCGCGATCCCCGTCGTCGGCGCACTCGCCCTGCCCGGCACCACGCTCAAGGACTACATCACCAAGTCCGACCAGCCCCGCCCGACGCGACTCGGCCCGCTCGCCGAACGCCTCGTGCTCACCGCCGGCACCACCATCGCGCTGATCGTCTTCACCTACGGCATCGGCATCGACGACGAAGACAGCGAAACGTTCATCGGCTACCTGCTGCTGATCATCTTCGCCGTCTGGTCCGCCACCCACGCCGGGCTCCTCGACCGCTACGCCGACATCGGCAGACGCCACAAGGGATTCGCCGCCGGTCTCGCCTTCCTCGCCGCCGCGATCTTCCCCTTCACCCAGAGCGACGACCACAACGCCAACCTCGGCGTCAGCATCCTCATCTTCGCCACCGTCGCCCTCGGCCTGAACATCGTCGTCGGCCTCACCGGCCTCCTCGACCTCGGATACGTCGCCTTCCTCGGCGTCGGCGCCTACGCCGCCGCCCTCGTCTCCGGCTCCGAGTTCTCCCGCTTCTCCGGCGTCCAATTCCCTTTCTGGGCCGCCGCGTTGACCGGTATGGCCGCATCCCTCGTCTTCGGCGTCCTGATCGGCGCACCGACCCTGCGACTGCGCGGCGACTACCTCGCCATCGTCACCCTCGGCTTCGGTGAGATCTTCCGCATCGCCGTCAACAACATGGACGGCTCCTCCGGCCCCAACATCACCAACGGGCCCAACGGAATCTCCCAGATCCCCGACCTCGAGATCTTCGGCTTCAACCTCGGCGTCCCGCACGACATCGGCTCCTTCACCCTCGGCCGATTCGCGAACTACCTCTTCCTGATGCTGTTCGTCACCGCGATCGTCGTCCTCGTCTTCACCCGCGCCGCGGACTCCCGCATCGGCCGCGCCTGGATCGCCATCCGCGAGGACGAGACCGCCGCCACCGCGATGGGCATCAACGGCTTCCGCGTCAAACTCATCGCCTTCGCCCTCGGCGCCTCCCTCGCCGGCCTCGCGGGCACCGTCATGGCGCACGTCAACTACAGCGTCAACCCGCAGCCCTACAAGTTCGCCGACGCCGTACCCCCCAACTCCGCCTTCCTCCTCGCCGCCGTCGTCCTCGGCGGCATGGGAACCGTCAGCGGACCCCTCCTCGGCGCCAGCCTGCTGTACCTCATCCCCGAGAAGCTCCAGTTCCTCCAGAACTACTCGCTCCTCGCCTTCGGCCTGGCCCTCGTCCTCCTCATGCGCTTCCGCCCCGAGGGGATCATCGCCAACCGCCGCCGCCAGCTCGAATTCCACGAGACCGGCCAACTCGACATCCCCGAACAACAGAGCCTGCCCGAAGGAACCATCGGCGCTGCCAAGGCCACCAAGGCAGGTGCGTGA
- a CDS encoding ABC transporter ATP-binding protein gives MTNTVLEASGVTMRFGGLTAVRNVDLTVSEGEIVGLIGPNGAGKTTFFNCLTGLYIPTEGKVSYKGTVLPPKPHLVTQAGMARTFQNIRLFANMTVLENVLVGRHTRTKEGLWSALLRGPGFRKAEATSEERAMELLEFIGLAHKRDHLARSLPYGEQRKLEIARALASEPGLLLLDEPTAGMNPQETRATEELVFAIRDKGVAVLVIEHDMRFIFNLCDRVAVLVQGEKLVEGTSDVVQGDERVIAAYLGTPYEGAEGDTK, from the coding sequence ATGACCAACACCGTCCTCGAAGCCAGCGGCGTCACCATGCGCTTCGGCGGTCTCACCGCCGTCCGCAACGTCGACCTCACCGTCAGCGAAGGCGAGATCGTCGGCCTCATCGGCCCCAACGGCGCCGGTAAGACCACCTTCTTCAACTGCCTCACCGGCCTCTACATCCCCACCGAGGGCAAGGTCTCCTACAAGGGCACCGTCCTCCCGCCCAAGCCCCACCTCGTCACCCAGGCCGGCATGGCCCGCACCTTCCAGAACATCCGGCTCTTCGCCAACATGACCGTCCTGGAGAACGTGCTCGTCGGCCGCCACACCCGCACCAAAGAAGGCCTCTGGTCGGCCCTCCTGCGCGGACCCGGCTTCCGCAAAGCCGAAGCCACCTCCGAAGAACGCGCCATGGAACTCCTGGAGTTCATCGGTCTCGCCCACAAACGCGACCACCTGGCCCGCAGCCTGCCGTACGGCGAGCAGCGCAAACTGGAGATCGCCCGAGCCCTCGCGAGCGAGCCCGGACTCCTCCTCCTCGACGAGCCCACGGCCGGCATGAACCCCCAGGAGACCCGCGCCACCGAGGAACTCGTCTTCGCCATCCGCGACAAGGGCGTCGCCGTCCTCGTCATCGAGCACGACATGCGGTTCATCTTCAACCTCTGCGACCGCGTCGCCGTCCTCGTCCAAGGCGAGAAACTGGTGGAAGGCACCAGCGACGTCGTCCAAGGCGACGAACGCGTCATCGCCGCCTACCTCGGCACCCCCTACGAAGGCGCGGAAGGAGACACCAAGTGA
- a CDS encoding ABC transporter ATP-binding protein gives MTALLEVEDLKVAYGKIEAVKGISFSVEEGQVVTLIGTNGAGKTTTLRTLSGLLKPLSGKITFNGQPLHSVPAHKIVAMGLAHSPEGRRIFPRLSIAENLQLGAFLRKDTAGIEKDMQRAYDLFPILGERRKQAAGTLSGGEQQMLAMGRALMSQPKLLMLDEPSMGLSPIMMQKIMATIVELKAQGTTILLVEQNAQAALSLADEGHVMEVGSIVLSGSGQDLLHDESVRKAYLGED, from the coding sequence GTGACCGCACTGCTCGAAGTCGAAGACCTCAAGGTCGCCTACGGCAAGATCGAAGCCGTCAAAGGCATCTCCTTCAGCGTCGAGGAAGGCCAGGTCGTCACCCTCATCGGCACCAACGGCGCCGGCAAGACGACCACCCTGCGCACCCTCTCCGGACTCCTCAAGCCGCTGAGCGGCAAGATCACGTTCAACGGGCAACCGCTGCACTCCGTCCCCGCCCACAAAATCGTGGCCATGGGCCTCGCCCACTCCCCCGAGGGGCGACGGATCTTCCCCCGCCTGTCCATCGCCGAGAACCTCCAACTCGGAGCCTTCCTCCGCAAGGACACCGCGGGCATCGAGAAGGACATGCAGCGCGCCTACGACCTCTTCCCCATCCTGGGCGAACGTCGAAAGCAAGCCGCGGGCACGCTCTCCGGCGGCGAGCAGCAGATGCTCGCCATGGGACGCGCCCTGATGTCCCAGCCCAAACTCCTGATGCTCGACGAGCCCTCCATGGGCCTCTCCCCGATCATGATGCAGAAGATCATGGCGACGATCGTCGAACTCAAGGCCCAGGGCACGACCATCCTCCTCGTCGAGCAGAACGCCCAGGCGGCGCTCTCCCTCGCCGACGAGGGCCACGTCATGGAGGTCGGCTCCATCGTCCTCTCCGGCAGCGGCCAGGACCTCCTCCACGACGAGTCCGTCCGCAAGGCGTACCTCGGCGAGGACTGA
- a CDS encoding ANTAR domain-containing response regulator, which yields MTAPESPQPVDAADDDKSHVPPLTTRVVIAEDEALIRLDLKEMLEEEGYTVVGEAGDGEEAIELAREHKPDLVILDVKMPKMDGISAAEKIAEESIAPVLMLTAFSQRDLVERARDAGAMAYLVKPFSKSDVVPAIEMAVSRFTELKTLEQEVADLTQRLETRKLVDRAKSILQTEYGLTEPAAFRWIQKTSMDRRLSMQQVAEAVIEDAAEKKASKG from the coding sequence GTGACCGCCCCCGAGTCGCCCCAGCCCGTTGACGCCGCCGACGACGACAAGTCGCACGTCCCGCCGCTGACGACCCGTGTCGTCATCGCCGAGGACGAGGCCCTGATCCGCCTCGACCTCAAAGAGATGCTCGAAGAAGAGGGCTACACCGTCGTGGGTGAGGCCGGCGACGGCGAGGAGGCCATCGAGCTGGCCCGCGAGCACAAGCCCGACCTGGTGATCCTCGACGTGAAGATGCCGAAGATGGACGGCATCAGCGCGGCGGAGAAGATCGCCGAGGAGTCCATCGCCCCGGTGCTCATGCTGACCGCGTTCTCGCAGCGCGACCTCGTCGAGCGTGCGCGTGACGCCGGTGCCATGGCGTACCTGGTGAAGCCGTTCAGCAAGAGCGATGTCGTGCCGGCGATCGAGATGGCCGTCTCGCGGTTCACGGAGCTGAAGACGCTGGAGCAGGAGGTCGCGGACCTCACACAGCGTCTGGAGACGCGGAAGCTGGTGGACCGGGCGAAGTCGATTCTCCAGACGGAGTACGGGCTGACGGAGCCGGCCGCGTTCCGCTGGATCCAGAAGACGTCGATGGACCGTCGGCTGTCGATGCAGCAGGTCGCCGAGGCGGTCATCGAGGACGCCGCGGAGAAGAAGGCGTCGAAGGGCTGA